Genomic window (Verrucomicrobiia bacterium):
GCTTGAACCGACGCCGTGAGCGCGGCCAAGCAGGCCAGCCCGCCGCCAGCCAACGATAAAAGCTTCTTCATAACGGCAGGGTTCAGGAACTATCCGGTCAGCGCAAGTCGGAAGAATTCAGTCCGCCGCAAAATCGAAGCGCACCCGGCGGTGGGCCGGCGTTGCGCTTGCCCGGATCGTCCGGCACGCAGGGATTTTGACTTTCTCCGCCAAATTCGTTAATTCCCCACCATGCGAATTGTTTCCCGAAACCAGGCGTTCAAGTTGATGCTCTGTTGGGCGCTGATGATTTTGCCAGGCTGGTTCTGGCCGGTGCGCGCGGAAGAGCCGTTGCCGCAAGTGGAACGATTGCGAACCAGTCCGGTCCTGCGGCAGCTCCAGCCCAACCCCACGGATCGGCCGCCCGTTACCGGACCGGAACAAACCGTCGCGCAAATGTACGTGCCCGAGGGATTCAAGGTGGAACTGGTGGCCGCCGAGCCGGATCTGCATCAACCGGTCGCTTTCACCTGGGACGAGCGCGGGCGCATTTGGGTGATTGAAGCGTATAGTTATCCCACCAAACGCCCGGCGGGGCAGGGACTGGATAAAGTGGTCATTTTTTCGGATGCGGATGGCGATGGGAAATTTGAAACCCGTCAGGTCTTTGCCGAGGGGTTGAATCTCGCGAGCGCACTTGCGGTGGGTTACGGCGGCGTCTGGATTGGCGCGGCGCCCGAGCTGTTGTTTATTCCCGACCGAAATCATGATGATCAACCCGATGGTCCGCCGGAGGTGTTACTGGATGGCTTCGGTTTCCAAGACACGCACGAGACGATGAATAGTTTTCTGTGGGGGCCGGACGGCTGGCTTTACGGCAATCAAGGGGTGTTCAACACCGCGCGTATCGGCAAACCCGGAGTGCCGCAGGAGCAACGACCGGAACTCCGCGCCGGCGTGTGGCGCTATCACCCCGTGCGACACACATTCGAAATTTTCGCGTCTGGTGGCAGCAACCCGTGGGGCTTGGATTACGACGAGCACGGTCAACTTTTCATGACGCACTGCCGCAGTTATTGGGGGCGCGGACCGACGACGCACGTCATGCAAGGCGGGCAGTTTTGGAATCAGGTCAATGGCAATTACGCGCCGTTCATTGTGGCCAATCCTCCAGAGGGCTTTCCTCAATTTCGCAATTACCTGCTGGCTTCGGCGCGTTACGGCCACGGCGCGGGCGGCGCGGGCAAACCGGGTAGCGACGCGATTTACGGTGGTCACGCGCACGTTGGGACATTGATTTACCAGGGCGACAACTGGCCGGATGAATATCGCGGCCACCTGTTCACGCACAACCTCGGCGGTCACCAAATCAACCAGCAGATCAATCAACCACTCGGCTCGGGCTTCGACACCGTGCATGCCGGTCAGGATATTTTCTTCTGCACCGATCCGAAGTATGTGGCGGTGGATTTGCAAACCGGCCCCGATGGCGCGGTGTATTCCATTGATTGGTATGATCAGCAGCATTGTCACAATCCCAACACGGAGCAATGGGATCGCAGCAATGGCCGACTCTACCGCCTGCAATGGCAGCCAACCTATCGCCCGGTGAAAGTAAATCTGGCCGTCAAATCGGATGCGGAATTGATCGCTTTGTTGAAACACAAAAATCAGTGGTACGGTCGCATGGCGCGGCGCTTGTTACACGAGCGCGCCGGCAACGGCACGTTGGCGAGCGACACGGGGGAAGCCTTGCGCGCCGCGGTTGCGAACGGAACGACGACGGGAGCGCGGTTGAGCGCGCTTTGGGCGCTGCATCTCACCGGCGGATTGACGGAGGCCGATCAACAGCGGGGGTTGCACGATGCCGATCCCTACTTGCGCAGTTGGACGATTCAACTCGCTGCTGAAGGTCGGAATCCAGACGCGTCGTTCCAGACGACGTGCGTGCAACTGGCCCGGCAGGACCCTTCGCCCATCGTGCGCCGCCATCTGGCTTCAGCCATCGCGCGGATGCCGGACGCCACCGCCTGGCGTCTGGCGGAAGCGCTCGCCCAACACGACGAAGACCAGAAGGATCGCAACCTGCCGTTTCTGCTCTGGCATAATCTCGCGCCGCTTTGCGCGGCGGATTTTGCATCCGGACTCGAGCTGGCCCGCCACAGCGCTCTCCCGCAACTGGCCGACTGGATTTATTGGTACACGGCCACGCTGGAAGGTGACGCGCTCAATCGCGTGGTGGCCGAATTGGCCGATTTGCAGGGCGACGCCTTGCGCCGTCGTCTGGCGGGACTGTGGCTGGCGCTTGAACCTCGCGCGAATGTGCCCATGCCGGCGGCGTGGCCGGCGATTGCGCCCAAACTTTACGCGAGTTCCGAGGCGCGGGTCCGGCGCGAAGCCGAGCGCTTGGCCGCCGCGTTTGGCGATCGCACGGTTTTTCCGGAGCTGCGCAAAACGCTGGCGGATTCCAAAGCCAACCAAGTCGCGCGGCAACATGCTTTCGCTTTGTTGAGTCGCGCCGCCGATCGGGAAACGCTCCCGGTTTTGCTCCGATTGTTGGACGATGATGGCTTTCGGACGCAGACGATCCACTTGCTGGCGCGGTTCGATGCGCCGGAAATTCCCACGGAATTGATCGCCCGGTTCGACGCTTTCAAACCGGCGGATCAGGTCGCGGCGCTAAGTGCTTTAACGGGTCGCGCGAGGTTTGCGGTGTCGCTGCTGGACGCGGTGGCGGCGAGGAAAATCGCGCGCGACCGGTTGGGCGCGTTTCAAATCCGCCAGTTGACTGATCTGCATGACGCGGAGGTGGATCGTCGCGTCGCCGCCACCTGGGGGCGAATTCAACAATCTCCGGCGGAGCAGCAGGCGAAAATTGCGCAATTGGAGAAGACCTTTAATGAAGCGCCGTTGTGGGCGTACGATGGCAACGCTGGGCGCAAACATTTCCAGGCCCTTTGCGCGAGCTGTCATCAGCTCGGTAAAGACGGCACGCAGCTCGGACCGGAATTAACCGGCGCGGGCAAGCTCGGAGTGCGTTATTACCTCGAGAACATCATTGATCCGGATGCGGTGATCGGGACGGATTTTCAGGCGACATTGATTGAGACGAAAAGCAACGATCTCATTACTGGGCTGATTCGCGCCGAAACTTCCAGCGCCGTCACTTTGCGAACGATCACGGGGGAGACGGTGCTCCCGAAAATGGACATCGCGAAACGCACGTTGAGCCAAAAATCGCTGATGCCCGAGGGCCTGCTTGACAGC
Coding sequences:
- a CDS encoding dehydrogenase produces the protein MRIVSRNQAFKLMLCWALMILPGWFWPVRAEEPLPQVERLRTSPVLRQLQPNPTDRPPVTGPEQTVAQMYVPEGFKVELVAAEPDLHQPVAFTWDERGRIWVIEAYSYPTKRPAGQGLDKVVIFSDADGDGKFETRQVFAEGLNLASALAVGYGGVWIGAAPELLFIPDRNHDDQPDGPPEVLLDGFGFQDTHETMNSFLWGPDGWLYGNQGVFNTARIGKPGVPQEQRPELRAGVWRYHPVRHTFEIFASGGSNPWGLDYDEHGQLFMTHCRSYWGRGPTTHVMQGGQFWNQVNGNYAPFIVANPPEGFPQFRNYLLASARYGHGAGGAGKPGSDAIYGGHAHVGTLIYQGDNWPDEYRGHLFTHNLGGHQINQQINQPLGSGFDTVHAGQDIFFCTDPKYVAVDLQTGPDGAVYSIDWYDQQHCHNPNTEQWDRSNGRLYRLQWQPTYRPVKVNLAVKSDAELIALLKHKNQWYGRMARRLLHERAGNGTLASDTGEALRAAVANGTTTGARLSALWALHLTGGLTEADQQRGLHDADPYLRSWTIQLAAEGRNPDASFQTTCVQLARQDPSPIVRRHLASAIARMPDATAWRLAEALAQHDEDQKDRNLPFLLWHNLAPLCAADFASGLELARHSALPQLADWIYWYTATLEGDALNRVVAELADLQGDALRRRLAGLWLALEPRANVPMPAAWPAIAPKLYASSEARVRREAERLAAAFGDRTVFPELRKTLADSKANQVARQHAFALLSRAADRETLPVLLRLLDDDGFRTQTIHLLARFDAPEIPTELIARFDAFKPADQVAALSALTGRARFAVSLLDAVAARKIARDRLGAFQIRQLTDLHDAEVDRRVAATWGRIQQSPAEQQAKIAQLEKTFNEAPLWAYDGNAGRKHFQALCASCHQLGKDGTQLGPELTGAGKLGVRYYLENIIDPDAVIGTDFQATLIETKSNDLITGLIRAETSSAVTLRTITGETVLPKMDIAKRTLSQKSLMPEGLLDSLSDREQIELLKYLVSH